One Sphingomonas sp. FARSPH DNA segment encodes these proteins:
- a CDS encoding TadE/TadG family type IV pilus assembly protein, with product MIRAFRMLRDRRGTTIVEFAIVAPCLVMLLIGMMDLGLRAYVGVQLQGALEQAARQVTVSSATGTATITGLVSRQIQRILPRATVVVTPSNYYDFVHVGKPEPITTDTAPIGTYNAGDCFQDLNGNGVWDADSGGTGTGGSDDIVYYQATVTYPNLLPVGRLLGFSGTTQVTGTTMMKNQPYGSQPDPATICT from the coding sequence GTGATACGCGCGTTCCGGATGTTGCGCGACCGGCGCGGGACGACGATCGTCGAATTCGCGATCGTCGCGCCATGCCTCGTCATGCTGCTGATCGGGATGATGGACTTGGGGCTGCGCGCCTACGTCGGCGTGCAGCTGCAGGGGGCGCTGGAACAGGCCGCGCGTCAGGTCACCGTGTCGTCCGCGACCGGTACGGCGACCATCACCGGCCTGGTCAGCCGGCAGATCCAGCGCATCCTGCCGCGCGCCACCGTCGTCGTGACGCCGTCGAACTATTATGATTTCGTGCACGTCGGAAAGCCGGAGCCGATCACCACCGACACCGCGCCGATCGGCACCTACAATGCCGGGGACTGCTTTCAGGACCTCAACGGCAATGGCGTGTGGGATGCCGATTCCGGTGGCACGGGCACCGGCGGATCGGACGACATCGTCTATTATCAGGCGACGGTGACCTATCCCAACCTGCTGCCGGTCGGCCGCCTGCTCGGCTTTTCGGGAACGACGCAGGTGACGGGCACGACGATGATGAAAAACCAGCCCTACGGCTCGCAGCCGGATCCGGCCACCATATGCACGTGA
- a CDS encoding FdhF/YdeP family oxidoreductase, producing the protein MRKTKDEIDTSPYTGPAGGWGSMKSLAEITLREKSRPEIARELTRQNKPGGFMCVSCAWGKPAHPHIAEFCENGAKATAWELTGYRVTPEFFAQHTLSELRGWKDFDLEQAGRLTHPLKYDASTDKYVAVGWGEAFADIGAQLKGFDPTKVIFYASGRASLETSYMWALMARMYGSQNLPDSSNMCHETTSVALKQAIGSPVGTIHLSDYDSCDAIFYFGQNPGVNSPRFLHPLRACAKRGVDIVVFNPLKERGLERFTDPQNPIEMATGKSTPIASQYHQVKAGGDIAALMGLSKYVIEADDAARAAGRPAILDHAFIAEHTVRFDEFAAKARATGWDEIERESGLTRAEIEESARIYIKAERVICVYGMGLTQHVHGVDNLHMLVNFMLLRGNVGKPGAGFGPVRGHSNVQGQRTVGITEKPELAPLDRLKAQYDFEPPREKGWDTVEACAHIIDGTAQAFVGLGGNLARAVPDTARIEPAWRQLPLTVSIATKLNRTHLLPGKTCYLLPCLGRIETDEQAGGAQAVTMEDSFSRIYGSRGRATPAAATLLSEPAIVAGIAKALLPPNPKVDWDAWVADYGRVRDAIEATYPDKFARFNERMWIPGGFWKGVPAAHREWQTESGRAEFNVPTAMSATGFEDAEGRFRLMTLRSNDQFNTTVYGYHDRFRGIKGTRDVVMMNRADMARLGVAEHDTVDLVGDSGDNGDKRVAGLLVVPYDIPEGCLGAYYPECNVLIPVAHHAQQSGVPAAKSVPVRVERAS; encoded by the coding sequence ATGCGCAAGACCAAGGACGAGATCGACACCAGCCCCTATACCGGGCCGGCAGGCGGCTGGGGATCGATGAAGTCCCTTGCCGAGATCACTTTGCGCGAGAAGAGCCGACCCGAAATCGCGCGTGAATTGACGCGGCAGAACAAGCCGGGCGGCTTCATGTGCGTGTCCTGCGCCTGGGGCAAACCCGCGCACCCGCATATCGCCGAATTCTGCGAGAATGGCGCGAAGGCCACCGCCTGGGAACTGACCGGCTATCGCGTCACGCCCGAATTCTTCGCGCAGCACACGCTCAGCGAGTTGCGCGGCTGGAAGGATTTCGACCTGGAACAGGCCGGCCGCCTGACGCATCCACTCAAATACGATGCCTCAACCGACAAATATGTCGCGGTCGGCTGGGGCGAAGCGTTCGCCGACATCGGCGCGCAGCTCAAGGGCTTCGACCCGACCAAGGTTATATTCTACGCCTCCGGGCGCGCCAGTCTGGAAACCTCATACATGTGGGCGCTGATGGCGCGGATGTACGGCAGCCAGAACCTGCCTGACAGTTCGAATATGTGCCATGAGACGACGTCGGTCGCGCTGAAACAGGCGATCGGGTCGCCGGTGGGCACGATCCACCTGTCCGATTACGACAGCTGCGACGCGATCTTCTATTTCGGCCAGAACCCGGGCGTGAACAGCCCGCGCTTCCTCCACCCCTTGCGCGCCTGTGCGAAACGCGGCGTCGATATCGTCGTGTTCAATCCGCTGAAGGAACGCGGGCTGGAGCGGTTCACCGATCCGCAGAACCCGATCGAGATGGCGACGGGCAAGTCGACGCCAATCGCCAGCCAATATCATCAGGTGAAGGCCGGCGGCGACATCGCGGCGCTGATGGGCCTCAGCAAATACGTCATCGAGGCGGACGATGCGGCGCGTGCGGCGGGGCGGCCCGCGATCCTGGACCATGCGTTCATCGCCGAACACACCGTCCGCTTCGACGAATTCGCCGCGAAGGCGCGCGCCACCGGATGGGACGAGATCGAGCGCGAAAGCGGCCTGACCCGCGCCGAGATCGAGGAATCGGCGCGCATCTACATCAAGGCGGAACGCGTCATCTGCGTCTACGGCATGGGCCTGACGCAGCATGTCCACGGCGTCGACAACCTGCACATGTTGGTCAATTTCATGCTGTTGCGCGGCAACGTCGGCAAGCCCGGCGCGGGCTTCGGCCCGGTACGCGGGCACAGCAACGTGCAGGGCCAGCGCACCGTCGGCATCACCGAAAAGCCCGAGCTCGCGCCGCTCGACCGGCTGAAGGCGCAATATGACTTCGAGCCCCCGCGCGAAAAGGGCTGGGACACGGTCGAGGCGTGCGCGCACATCATCGACGGCACCGCGCAGGCGTTCGTCGGCCTCGGCGGCAACCTTGCCCGCGCCGTCCCCGATACCGCGCGGATCGAGCCTGCGTGGCGGCAATTGCCGCTGACCGTCAGCATCGCGACCAAACTCAACCGCACGCACCTGCTGCCGGGCAAGACCTGTTACCTGCTACCGTGCCTCGGTCGGATCGAAACGGACGAGCAGGCGGGCGGCGCGCAGGCGGTGACGATGGAGGATTCGTTCAGCCGTATCTACGGGTCGCGCGGCCGTGCGACGCCCGCCGCCGCGACGTTGCTGTCCGAACCCGCGATCGTCGCGGGCATCGCCAAGGCGCTGCTGCCCCCAAATCCCAAGGTCGACTGGGATGCCTGGGTCGCCGATTATGGCCGCGTCCGCGACGCGATCGAGGCGACCTACCCCGACAAGTTCGCGCGCTTCAACGAACGGATGTGGATTCCCGGCGGCTTCTGGAAGGGCGTGCCCGCCGCGCACCGCGAATGGCAAACGGAAAGCGGTCGCGCCGAATTCAACGTGCCGACCGCGATGAGCGCGACCGGCTTTGAGGACGCGGAAGGACGCTTCCGGCTGATGACGCTGCGCTCGAACGACCAGTTCAACACGACCGTCTACGGCTATCACGACCGCTTCCGCGGCATCAAAGGCACGCGCGACGTCGTGATGATGAACCGCGCCGACATGGCGCGACTGGGCGTCGCGGAGCATGACACGGTCGATCTCGTCGGCGATTCGGGCGACAATGGCGACAAGCGCGTCGCCGGCCTGCTCGTCGTCCCCTACGATATTCCCGAAGGCTGCCTCGGCGCCTATTATCCCGAATGCAACGTGCTGATCCCGGTCGCGCACCATGCTCAGCAGAGCGGGGTGCCCGCGGCGAAATCGGTGCCGGTGCGCGTGGAGCGGGCGTCCTGA
- the fdhD gene encoding formate dehydrogenase accessory sulfurtransferase FdhD, whose translation MTARGARVRVLHADGSTSDADRAIATEVPVAIEVDGIGYAVMMMTPRDLDAFATGFMLTERLVDRIADIVAIEPFETDAGWIVRVFLAPACAGRIHDRIRHRTSDTSCGLCGIASLEQVRRPVARAAPPARVRPPALFAALAALRAWQPLNAETGAVHAAAACAADGAILAAFEDVGRHNALDKLIGARARVGASDAFLLVTSRISFEMVDKALVAGAPLLCGISAPTTLAVDHARAHGLTLVALARRDAMLVVNDPHGAFA comes from the coding sequence ATGACGGCCCGCGGCGCGCGCGTCCGCGTACTGCACGCCGATGGTTCCACCTCCGATGCCGATCGCGCCATCGCGACCGAAGTCCCTGTTGCGATCGAGGTCGATGGCATCGGCTATGCGGTGATGATGATGACGCCGCGCGATCTGGACGCGTTCGCGACCGGCTTCATGCTCACCGAACGGCTGGTCGACCGCATCGCCGACATCGTCGCGATCGAGCCGTTCGAAACGGACGCCGGCTGGATCGTGCGGGTCTTCCTCGCCCCCGCCTGCGCCGGGCGAATCCACGACCGCATCCGCCACCGCACCAGCGACACCTCGTGTGGGCTGTGCGGAATCGCCAGCCTGGAACAGGTGCGCCGGCCCGTCGCTCGCGCCGCGCCGCCCGCTAGGGTCCGGCCCCCGGCATTGTTCGCCGCGCTGGCGGCGCTACGCGCATGGCAACCGCTCAATGCCGAAACCGGCGCGGTCCACGCCGCCGCCGCGTGCGCCGCAGACGGCGCGATCCTCGCCGCGTTCGAGGATGTCGGCCGGCATAATGCGCTCGACAAGCTGATCGGCGCGCGCGCGCGCGTCGGGGCATCCGACGCCTTCCTGCTCGTCACCTCGCGGATCAGCTTCGAGATGGTCGACAAGGCGCTGGTCGCCGGTGCGCCGTTGCTATGCGGGATTTCCGCGCCGACGACGCTGGCGGTCGATCACGCACGCGCGCATGGACTGACGCTGGTCGCGCTCGCGCGCCGCGATGCGATGCTGGTGGTCAACGATCCGCACGGCGCCTTCGCCTGA
- a CDS encoding Tad domain-containing protein, with translation MLSAFYIMVLLAVTGSGVDLGRAYAARTRLQHACDAAVLAGRRAMTSGAVDTTVTNEVTKFFNFNFPQHTFGTSAFTPTVSSMPGSNQTVVLSAASTSPVTVMKIFGFSSLPIAVTCNAKQDFVNTDIVLVLDTTGSMADKAVSTDTDPKIVALRKAVLALYDQLASVQTTLQAAGMRLRYGVVPYASTVNVGKTIYATNPNYMVSQATYQTRTQKWAYTSKNSCDGVYGTYDNPSGICEYFSYGPRSINVSQYVSGQPVRIAGRDGDANAKVGTSDPSKYIVYGRYAYYAGYTPIADAKTTDRYATWAGCTEERTTTRMTASATSIDPGAYDLDIDRIPSSDDTRWRPYWPEIEYLPYDRAVSSGEWRKPQIACPAAAAPMASWNRSDLSNYLNTLNPDGGTYHDFGMMWGARWASSGGIFGSNNPDTYNNMPVKKYIIFMTDGLFDTGYDKLYTGYGVEQLDARVTPGGASSNVNDQLARHVRRFNLLCSKAKTMGYSVWVIGFAQGLDSNLTNCASNPGQASTSADSAALLAKFVEIGKNIGALRLTQ, from the coding sequence ATGCTCAGTGCCTTCTACATCATGGTGTTGCTCGCCGTGACCGGATCGGGCGTCGACCTCGGCCGGGCCTATGCCGCCCGTACCCGGTTGCAGCATGCCTGCGATGCCGCGGTGCTGGCCGGCCGCCGCGCGATGACCAGCGGCGCGGTCGACACGACGGTCACCAACGAAGTCACCAAGTTCTTCAACTTCAATTTTCCGCAGCACACCTTCGGCACCAGCGCATTCACGCCGACGGTCAGCAGCATGCCCGGATCGAACCAGACGGTCGTGCTCAGCGCCGCATCGACATCGCCGGTCACGGTGATGAAGATCTTCGGCTTTTCCTCGCTTCCGATCGCGGTGACGTGCAACGCCAAGCAGGATTTCGTCAACACCGACATCGTGTTGGTGCTCGATACGACGGGGTCGATGGCCGACAAGGCGGTATCTACCGACACCGATCCAAAGATCGTCGCGCTGCGCAAGGCGGTGCTCGCGCTCTACGATCAACTGGCGAGCGTGCAGACGACGCTGCAGGCCGCGGGCATGCGGCTGCGCTATGGCGTCGTGCCTTATGCAAGTACGGTCAACGTCGGCAAGACGATCTACGCCACCAACCCCAATTACATGGTGAGCCAGGCGACGTACCAGACGCGCACGCAGAAGTGGGCGTATACGAGCAAGAACAGCTGCGACGGCGTGTACGGCACGTACGACAACCCCAGCGGCATCTGCGAATATTTCAGCTACGGCCCGCGATCGATCAACGTCAGCCAGTATGTCAGCGGCCAGCCGGTGCGGATCGCCGGGCGCGACGGCGATGCGAACGCGAAGGTCGGCACGTCCGACCCGTCGAAATACATCGTCTACGGCCGATACGCCTATTATGCGGGCTATACGCCGATCGCCGACGCCAAGACGACCGACCGTTACGCAACCTGGGCCGGGTGTACCGAAGAACGCACGACGACGCGCATGACGGCATCGGCGACGTCGATCGATCCGGGGGCCTACGACCTCGATATCGATCGCATCCCCAGTTCGGACGACACGCGCTGGCGCCCGTACTGGCCCGAAATCGAATATCTGCCCTATGACCGGGCGGTCAGCAGCGGCGAGTGGCGCAAGCCGCAGATCGCCTGCCCCGCGGCCGCCGCACCGATGGCGTCGTGGAACCGCTCCGACCTGTCCAACTATCTCAACACGCTGAATCCCGACGGCGGAACGTATCACGATTTCGGCATGATGTGGGGCGCCCGCTGGGCATCGTCGGGCGGTATCTTCGGATCGAACAATCCCGACACGTACAACAACATGCCCGTCAAGAAGTATATCATCTTCATGACCGACGGCCTGTTCGATACGGGATACGACAAATTGTACACGGGCTATGGCGTCGAACAGCTCGACGCGCGCGTCACCCCGGGCGGCGCTTCCTCCAACGTCAACGACCAGCTTGCCCGCCACGTCCGCCGCTTCAACCTTCTTTGCTCCAAGGCGAAGACGATGGGCTATTCGGTATGGGTGATCGGCTTTGCGCAGGGGCTGGACAGCAATCTGACGAATTGCGCGAGCAATCCGGGTCAGGCGTCGACCTCCGCCGATTCCGCCGCCCTGCTCGCGAAGTTCGTCGAGATCGGCAAGAATATCGGCGCGCTGAGGCTGACGCAGTGA
- a CDS encoding TadE/TadG family type IV pilus assembly protein encodes MIRNLRARRRTTPTLRSDTRGLALVEFAYALPLLLTLGVGGLETAHFMQASLRLSQIAMTVADNAGRVRTSIDEADINELMVGAKKIGEPIGFAANGRIILSDLEQRTNTTGGPGPVTPDNPNGYRQWIRWQRCVGALNAASSYGVPLDASGAAVTNLDSPNPDDGAVETQSMMLGMGPSSNVIAASSGTAVMVAEVAYTYQPITPLPLFRGWTIRRLQAFNVRQRTAYSLRNDSGLTGTQRSDCRLRDASVPTI; translated from the coding sequence GTGATCCGCAACCTCCGCGCCCGGCGCCGGACGACCCCGACGCTGCGGTCCGACACGCGCGGGCTCGCACTCGTCGAGTTCGCCTATGCGCTCCCGCTTCTCCTGACGCTCGGGGTCGGCGGGCTCGAGACGGCGCACTTCATGCAGGCGTCGCTGCGCCTGTCGCAGATCGCGATGACCGTCGCCGACAATGCCGGGCGCGTGCGCACGTCGATCGACGAAGCCGACATCAACGAATTGATGGTCGGCGCGAAGAAGATTGGCGAACCGATCGGCTTCGCCGCGAACGGACGCATCATCCTGTCCGACCTCGAACAACGCACCAACACCACGGGCGGCCCGGGCCCGGTCACGCCGGACAATCCCAATGGCTATCGCCAGTGGATCCGCTGGCAGCGGTGCGTCGGCGCGCTCAACGCGGCCTCCAGCTACGGCGTACCGCTCGATGCGAGCGGCGCGGCCGTCACCAATCTCGACAGCCCCAACCCCGACGACGGCGCGGTCGAGACGCAATCGATGATGCTGGGGATGGGCCCCTCGTCCAACGTCATCGCCGCCTCGAGCGGAACGGCCGTCATGGTGGCGGAAGTCGCCTACACCTACCAGCCGATCACGCCGCTCCCCTTGTTTCGCGGCTGGACGATCCGGCGGTTGCAGGCCTTCAACGTGCGCCAGCGCACCGCCTATTCGCTGCGCAACGACAGCGGCCTGACAGGGACGCAGCGATCCGATTGCAGGCTGCGCGACGCGAGTGTGCCGACTATCTGA
- the mobA gene encoding molybdenum cofactor guanylyltransferase: MVDGRALIDHVRDALTGRVDAIVLVGRDGGIADRPLPGLGPLGGIAGALHHGAAHGFSDVLTVPCDTPRLPADLLEALLRRSPAYCLDTPVIGIWPTALARDLEARLASGDRDRSVRGWAQAIGALPVLSRAPIANVNRPEDLLAL; the protein is encoded by the coding sequence TTGGTCGATGGCCGCGCGCTGATCGATCATGTCCGCGATGCGCTGACCGGCCGCGTCGACGCGATCGTTCTCGTCGGTCGCGATGGCGGGATCGCGGATCGTCCCCTCCCCGGGCTCGGCCCGCTGGGGGGCATCGCCGGGGCGCTGCATCACGGCGCCGCGCACGGGTTCTCGGACGTTCTGACCGTGCCCTGCGACACGCCGCGTCTGCCGGCCGACCTGCTCGAAGCGCTGCTCCGCCGCTCCCCGGCCTATTGCCTCGACACGCCGGTGATCGGCATCTGGCCAACCGCGCTCGCGCGCGATCTGGAGGCGCGGCTGGCGTCGGGCGATCGGGATCGCTCGGTCCGCGGCTGGGCGCAGGCGATCGGTGCACTGCCCGTCCTCTCACGCGCACCAATCGCCAACGTCAACCGTCCCGAGGATCTGTTGGCGTTATGA
- a CDS encoding 2'-5' RNA ligase family protein has product MSTSPPLSVAAPIIVTALFGRQDQGWLDAQRAAHFPPERNHLAAHLTLFHHLPPSVEAELKHRLAQETRGVRAPRARIAGLMSLGRGVAYRIESPELVAIRRGLADAFAGLLTPQDAGGWRPHVTIQNKVQPNVAKLLLAGLSRDFAPRDTEIAGLAAWWYRGGPWENISRHMFA; this is encoded by the coding sequence TTGAGCACGTCGCCCCCGCTCTCGGTCGCCGCACCCATCATCGTCACCGCGTTGTTCGGACGCCAGGATCAGGGCTGGCTCGACGCGCAGCGCGCCGCGCACTTCCCGCCGGAGCGCAACCACCTCGCCGCGCACCTCACGCTGTTCCACCATCTGCCGCCTTCGGTGGAGGCGGAGCTGAAGCATCGGCTGGCCCAGGAGACGCGCGGCGTCCGTGCACCGCGCGCCCGCATCGCCGGCCTGATGTCGCTGGGCCGCGGCGTCGCCTACCGCATCGAGTCTCCTGAACTGGTCGCGATCCGTCGCGGCCTTGCCGACGCGTTCGCGGGACTGTTGACACCGCAGGACGCGGGCGGCTGGCGACCGCACGTCACCATACAGAACAAGGTCCAGCCCAATGTCGCCAAGCTGCTGCTCGCCGGCCTGTCGCGCGATTTCGCGCCGCGGGATACCGAGATCGCAGGGCTCGCGGCCTGGTGGTATCGCGGCGGACCGTGGGAAAACATTTCCCGCCACATGTTCGCTTGA
- the ppdK gene encoding pyruvate, phosphate dikinase yields the protein MTQYVFRFGGGVSDGGKGDKNLLGGKGANLAEMASIGLPVPPGFTISTAMCTRYYEEGEQFPQSLRDEVANGIAHIEQVTGKVFGDPANPLLVSVRSGARVSMPGMMDTVLNLGLNDETVEGLARGADDARFAWDSYRRFIQMYADVVLELDHGAFEEALEIAKEDNGYTLDTELSADDLRALVAEYKGLVEKEWGKPFPQDVHDQLWGAVGAVFGSWQSERAKVYRRLNDIPADWGTAVNVQAMVFGNMGDTSATGVAFTRDPAKGDRAYYGEFLINAQGEDVVAGIRTPQYLTRAAREEAGAKPASMEEAMPGVYAELAAVFDQLETHYRDMQDIEFTVEKAKLWMLQTRSGKRTAKAALKIAVDMANEGLISREEAVARVDPMALDQLLHPTLDPKAPRDVIAKGLPASPGAASGTIVFDADTAEKRAAAGESVILVRVETSPEDIHGMHAAKGILTARGGMTSHAAVVARGMGRPCVSGAGGLSISAKDKVLKVGGRTLGEGDTITIDGASGEVMAGAVATVQPELAGDFGTLMAWADGVRRLKVRANAETPADCRTARDFGAEGVGLCRTEHMFFDADRITAVRQMILADSEAGRRAALDRLLPAQRSDFTEIFEVMAGLPVTVRLLDPPLHEFLPHEEAEFAEVAAAANVDVETLKRRASELHEFNPMLGHRGCRLGVTYPEIYEMQARAIFEAALDVAARGEAPVPEIMIPLVATKRELDLMKAVVDKAAETVFVERGASVDYLVGTMIELPRAALKAGEIAETGEFFSFGTNDLTQTTLGVSRDDAARFLGAYVEKGIYAKDPFVSLDVEGVGELVKLAAERGRATRPDIKLGICGEHGGDPASIAFCEEVGLSYVSASPYRVPIARLAAAQAALRK from the coding sequence ATGACCCAATATGTGTTCCGTTTCGGCGGCGGCGTGTCCGACGGCGGCAAGGGCGACAAGAACCTGTTGGGCGGCAAGGGCGCAAACCTGGCGGAAATGGCGTCGATCGGCCTGCCCGTCCCGCCGGGCTTCACGATCAGCACAGCGATGTGCACGCGCTATTACGAAGAGGGCGAGCAATTCCCGCAGAGCCTGCGCGACGAGGTGGCGAACGGCATCGCGCATATCGAACAGGTGACGGGCAAGGTCTTCGGCGATCCCGCGAACCCGCTGCTCGTCTCGGTCCGCTCCGGTGCGCGCGTGTCGATGCCGGGGATGATGGACACCGTGCTCAACCTCGGCCTCAACGACGAAACGGTCGAGGGACTGGCGCGCGGCGCGGACGATGCGCGCTTCGCCTGGGACAGCTACCGCCGCTTCATCCAGATGTACGCCGACGTCGTGCTCGAGCTCGACCACGGCGCGTTCGAGGAAGCGCTGGAAATCGCCAAGGAAGACAATGGCTACACGCTCGACACTGAGCTTTCCGCCGACGACCTGCGCGCGCTCGTCGCCGAATATAAGGGGCTGGTCGAGAAGGAATGGGGCAAGCCCTTCCCGCAGGACGTCCATGACCAGCTCTGGGGCGCAGTCGGCGCGGTGTTCGGATCGTGGCAGTCGGAACGCGCCAAGGTCTATCGCCGCCTGAACGACATTCCCGCCGACTGGGGCACGGCGGTCAACGTTCAGGCGATGGTGTTCGGCAACATGGGCGACACGTCCGCGACCGGCGTCGCCTTCACCCGCGATCCGGCGAAGGGCGACCGGGCCTATTACGGCGAATTCCTCATCAACGCGCAGGGCGAGGATGTCGTCGCCGGCATCCGCACGCCGCAATATCTGACCCGCGCCGCCCGCGAGGAAGCAGGCGCCAAGCCCGCCTCGATGGAAGAGGCGATGCCAGGGGTTTATGCCGAACTCGCTGCCGTCTTCGACCAGCTCGAGACGCATTACCGCGACATGCAGGACATCGAGTTCACGGTCGAAAAGGCCAAGCTCTGGATGCTGCAGACCCGTTCGGGCAAGCGCACCGCCAAGGCGGCGCTGAAGATCGCGGTCGACATGGCGAACGAAGGCCTGATCAGCCGCGAGGAGGCGGTGGCGCGGGTCGATCCGATGGCGCTCGACCAGCTGCTCCATCCGACGCTCGACCCGAAGGCGCCGCGCGACGTCATCGCCAAGGGCCTGCCCGCGAGCCCCGGTGCGGCGTCCGGCACGATCGTGTTCGACGCCGATACCGCGGAAAAGCGCGCCGCGGCGGGCGAGTCGGTCATCCTCGTCCGCGTCGAGACAAGCCCGGAGGACATCCACGGCATGCACGCGGCAAAGGGCATCCTGACCGCGCGCGGCGGCATGACCAGCCACGCCGCGGTCGTCGCGCGCGGCATGGGCCGCCCCTGCGTCTCCGGTGCAGGCGGCCTGTCCATCTCCGCCAAGGACAAGGTGCTGAAGGTCGGCGGCCGCACGCTCGGCGAAGGCGACACGATCACCATCGACGGCGCCAGTGGCGAGGTGATGGCGGGCGCGGTCGCAACCGTGCAGCCCGAGCTGGCGGGCGATTTCGGCACGCTGATGGCCTGGGCCGACGGCGTCCGCCGGCTGAAGGTGCGCGCCAACGCCGAGACCCCCGCCGACTGCCGCACCGCACGCGACTTCGGCGCGGAGGGGGTCGGCCTGTGCCGCACCGAGCATATGTTCTTCGACGCCGACCGCATCACCGCGGTGCGCCAGATGATCCTCGCCGACAGCGAGGCCGGCCGCCGTGCCGCACTGGACCGGCTGCTGCCCGCGCAGCGCAGCGACTTCACCGAGATCTTCGAGGTGATGGCCGGCCTGCCGGTGACGGTGCGGCTGCTCGACCCGCCGCTGCACGAATTCCTGCCGCACGAGGAGGCGGAGTTCGCCGAGGTCGCCGCGGCGGCGAACGTCGACGTCGAGACGCTGAAGCGCCGCGCGAGCGAACTGCACGAATTCAACCCGATGCTCGGCCATCGCGGCTGCCGGCTCGGCGTCACCTACCCCGAAATCTACGAGATGCAGGCGCGCGCCATCTTCGAGGCGGCGCTCGACGTCGCCGCACGGGGCGAGGCGCCGGTGCCCGAGATCATGATCCCGCTGGTCGCGACCAAGCGCGAGCTCGACCTGATGAAGGCGGTCGTCGACAAGGCTGCCGAGACGGTCTTCGTCGAGCGCGGCGCCAGCGTTGACTATCTCGTCGGCACGATGATCGAATTGCCGCGCGCCGCGCTGAAGGCGGGCGAGATCGCGGAGACGGGCGAGTTCTTCTCTTTCGGCACCAACGACCTGACGCAAACGACGCTGGGCGTCAGCCGCGACGATGCCGCCCGCTTCCTCGGCGCCTATGTCGAAAAGGGCATCTACGCCAAGGACCCGTTCGTCAGCCTCGACGTCGAGGGCGTCGGCGAACTGGTCAAGCTGGCGGCCGAGCGCGGCCGGGCGACGCGGCCGGACATCAAGCTCGGCATCTGCGGCGAACATGGCGGCGACCCGGCGAGCATCGCCTTTTGCGAGGAAGTCGGGCTCAGCTACGTCTCGGCCAGCCCCTATCGCGTGCCGATCGCGCGACTCGCCGCGGCGCAGGCGGCGCTGCGCAAGTAA